Proteins from a single region of Catenulispora acidiphila DSM 44928:
- the aspT gene encoding aspartate-alanine antiporter encodes MKLMQENAVLALFACLALGYLVGRLRVGPITLGGICGVLIVSMLIGAQTVNGKHITVNNDVKNVAFALFIFSLGYIAGPGFVANLNPRGLRFGALSLMEMVVVLLMAIGITKAAGLDTGTGAGILAGSATESAVVGTAQDAISKLPGITPSQVTTMSAHVATAYSVCYLFGLISIVLLTSQIFPRLLGINLAEASHALWAKMRGGNATLDADEEASMPKLVGRTYQITKGDGVTVQTLEDSVGEHASIEGVKRGTNVLTVDPALRLMLGDRVLVVGQREAVMTAGRELGPETNAVPGLDSPMQARELVVTDKKINGKTVDTINQEYPVPTEGVYLTGVNRLGNDLPATGSTEVHIGDTLNVVGMKSKVDRFQKAFGAKVRTESADWIYIGLGICLGVLLGEIVIHLGSANLTLGTGGGCLISGLVFGWFRSTKPTFGAYPPIAAATMKDLGLAVFIAVTGLSAGPDAGPLLKKYPLLLPLSGIAMVLIPAFLGLWIGRRFLKIEKPILIGAIAGQQCSTPAITAITNTAQSSVPMIGYTITYTLSNFLLPLTGPIFVGVIGLHT; translated from the coding sequence CTGAAGCTCATGCAGGAGAACGCCGTCCTCGCGCTGTTCGCGTGCCTGGCGCTGGGTTACCTCGTCGGCAGACTGCGGGTCGGGCCGATCACGCTGGGCGGCATCTGCGGAGTGCTGATCGTGTCGATGCTGATCGGCGCGCAGACCGTCAACGGCAAGCACATCACGGTGAACAACGATGTGAAGAACGTCGCCTTCGCGCTGTTCATCTTCTCCCTGGGCTACATCGCCGGACCTGGATTCGTCGCCAACCTCAACCCCAGAGGCCTGCGCTTCGGCGCGCTGTCGCTGATGGAGATGGTTGTCGTCCTGCTGATGGCGATCGGGATCACCAAAGCGGCGGGCCTGGACACCGGCACCGGCGCCGGCATCCTGGCCGGCTCGGCGACCGAGTCCGCGGTCGTGGGGACCGCGCAGGACGCCATCAGCAAGCTGCCGGGCATCACGCCGAGCCAGGTCACGACGATGTCGGCGCACGTCGCGACCGCGTACTCGGTCTGCTACCTGTTCGGACTGATCTCGATCGTGCTGCTGACCAGCCAGATCTTCCCGCGCCTGCTGGGCATCAACCTGGCGGAGGCCTCGCACGCGCTGTGGGCGAAGATGCGCGGCGGCAACGCGACCCTGGACGCCGACGAGGAAGCCTCGATGCCCAAGCTGGTCGGGCGCACCTACCAGATCACCAAGGGCGACGGCGTCACCGTGCAGACCCTGGAGGACTCGGTCGGGGAGCACGCCTCGATCGAGGGCGTGAAGCGCGGTACGAACGTGCTGACCGTCGACCCGGCGCTGCGCCTGATGCTCGGCGACCGGGTCCTGGTCGTCGGGCAGCGCGAGGCGGTCATGACCGCCGGGCGCGAGCTGGGCCCGGAGACCAACGCCGTCCCCGGCCTGGACAGCCCGATGCAGGCCCGCGAGCTGGTGGTCACCGACAAGAAGATCAACGGCAAGACCGTCGACACCATCAACCAGGAGTACCCGGTCCCCACCGAGGGCGTGTACCTGACCGGCGTCAACCGCCTCGGCAACGACCTGCCCGCCACCGGCAGCACCGAGGTCCACATCGGCGACACGCTGAACGTGGTCGGCATGAAGTCGAAGGTGGACCGCTTCCAGAAGGCCTTCGGCGCCAAGGTCCGCACCGAGAGCGCGGACTGGATCTACATCGGACTGGGCATCTGCCTGGGCGTCCTGCTCGGCGAGATCGTGATCCACCTCGGCTCGGCCAACCTGACCCTGGGCACCGGCGGCGGCTGCCTGATCAGCGGCCTTGTCTTCGGCTGGTTCCGCTCCACCAAGCCCACCTTCGGCGCCTACCCCCCGATCGCCGCCGCCACCATGAAGGACCTGGGACTGGCGGTGTTCATCGCGGTGACCGGCCTGTCGGCGGGCCCGGACGCCGGCCCGCTGCTGAAGAAGTACCCGCTGCTGCTGCCGCTGTCCGGCATCGCGATGGTGCTGATCCCGGCGTTCCTCGGGCTGTGGATCGGCCGGAGGTTCCTGAAGATCGAGAAACCGATCCTGATCGGCGCCATCGCCGGCCAACAGTGCTCGACGCCGGCGATCACCGCGATCACGAACACCGCGCAGAGCAGCGTGCCGATGATCGGGTACACGATCACGTACACGTTGTCGAACTTCTTACTGCCGCTGACCGGGCCGATCTTCGTCGGGGTGATCGGGCTGCATACCTAG
- a CDS encoding M50 family metallopeptidase, with amino-acid sequence MSISNLDDVWHRVTGTQPDPPRNLIIALGAAALVAVLWRPVWRIARNAVTIAHEGGHAVVALLCGRRLSGVRLHHDTSGVTVSYGKPRGLGMVLTVAAGYTAPSLIGLGGAWLLAAQHITMLLWASVLLLALLLLEIRNVYGVLTVVLTGGAVVAASWTTNTNVQAGFAYLMVWFLLLAGVKPVLELSRTRSRTGARDSDADQLHRLTGFPAGGWLFVFGLVAVGCAVAGGRWLLHL; translated from the coding sequence ATGAGCATTTCCAACCTGGACGACGTCTGGCACCGAGTGACCGGCACGCAGCCCGATCCACCGCGCAACTTGATCATCGCGCTGGGCGCGGCGGCGTTGGTGGCGGTGTTGTGGCGGCCGGTGTGGCGGATAGCGCGCAACGCCGTGACGATCGCGCACGAGGGCGGGCACGCCGTCGTGGCGCTGCTGTGCGGCCGCCGGCTGTCCGGGGTGCGGCTGCACCACGACACCTCCGGCGTCACGGTCTCCTATGGCAAGCCGCGCGGACTGGGCATGGTCCTCACCGTCGCGGCCGGCTACACGGCGCCGAGCCTGATCGGCCTCGGCGGGGCGTGGCTGCTGGCGGCGCAGCACATCACGATGCTGCTGTGGGCGAGCGTGCTGCTGCTGGCGCTGTTGCTGCTGGAGATCCGCAACGTCTACGGCGTGCTGACGGTGGTGCTCACCGGCGGGGCGGTGGTCGCCGCGTCGTGGACCACGAACACGAACGTGCAGGCCGGGTTCGCCTACCTGATGGTCTGGTTCCTGCTGCTCGCCGGGGTGAAGCCGGTGCTGGAGCTGAGCCGGACGCGCTCGCGCACCGGCGCCCGCGACTCCGACGCCGACCAGCTGCACCGGCTGACCGGGTTTCCGGCGGGCGGCTGGCTGTTCGTGTTCGGGCTGGTGGCGGTGGGGTGCGCGGTGGCTGGAGGACGCTGGCTGCTGCACCTGTGA
- a CDS encoding rhomboid-like protein, translating to MLKRAARGTESYLRSAPGTYLWLLILLVTTAILRHVSPHTEHWILERRSTNIHYLMEDPLRVLIQSALWIDGGSWLFYAALYTLFHAQAERWLGTWRWLAVALISHVLATYVSEGALAWAIHNGTVPQSKRYTLDYGVSYALAGVIAVLAYWWPRGWMRWVYAAAVLAFYGQAMLRGRTFTDVGHFTATLVGLGCYPLTRGCPSPMRRGWRWRGLVAPPPFGVVGGRGFGGQN from the coding sequence ATGCTGAAGCGGGCGGCACGCGGCACCGAGAGCTACCTCCGCAGCGCCCCCGGCACCTACCTCTGGCTGCTGATCCTGCTGGTCACGACCGCCATCCTCAGGCACGTCAGCCCGCACACCGAGCACTGGATCCTGGAACGCCGCAGCACCAACATCCACTACCTGATGGAGGACCCGCTCCGCGTCCTGATCCAGTCGGCCCTGTGGATCGACGGCGGCAGCTGGCTCTTCTACGCCGCCCTCTACACCCTCTTCCACGCCCAAGCCGAACGCTGGCTGGGCACCTGGCGCTGGCTCGCGGTGGCCCTCATCAGCCACGTCCTGGCGACCTACGTCAGCGAAGGCGCCCTGGCCTGGGCGATCCACAACGGCACAGTCCCGCAGTCCAAGCGCTACACCCTCGACTACGGCGTGAGCTACGCCCTGGCCGGCGTGATCGCAGTCCTCGCCTACTGGTGGCCCCGCGGCTGGATGCGCTGGGTCTACGCAGCCGCCGTCCTGGCCTTCTACGGCCAGGCGATGCTGCGCGGACGCACCTTCACAGACGTGGGCCACTTCACCGCCACCCTGGTCGGACTGGGGTGCTACCCCCTGACGCGCGGCTGCCCGTCGCCGATGCGGCGCGGGTGGCGCTGGCGCGGGTTGGTGGCGCCGCCGCCTTTCGGGGTGGTCGGTGGTCGGGGCTTCGGCGGTCAGAACTAG
- a CDS encoding protein kinase family protein has translation MRNGLVEGVSLRAVLRESEAMAPEAAASVLAGMLVTLAAVHGDVRPEHVRVDGSGGIALTGFNESGAPFIPNSPSYLAPERLQGATADEVSDVFSATAVFFECLTNEAPFVAATRDDLAALHEYAEIIAEFAPQELRPLVQHGMAADPTHRPATPHTFLDEVTATAGTLYGTDWQQRGRALLSGWAAAAARTEGVELAGAAGRAEAPPVGEPIDEALLGMGDGAPVAEAGALAAAAADGEAEMPPPMGEPIDEALLGGGEEAAGEGFGGEGAEVEAARAEAEAAEVARAEAAAEAARVEAAAAEAARAEAEAAETARIAAEAAEVARAEAAAEAARVEAAAAEAAEVARAEAAAEAARVEAAGAEVERAEVAAAEAAAAEAARVEAEAAEVARAEAEAAEAVRAEDAADEVAEVHEGAGVGAGAGSGEVSGAGSGVGADEAAGVDEVAGAESLAEGESEGDEDHDWFSRAGKAEPEGGAEADVLAAFDGARAVRATDAGGAPYTPSGFDVFADRSGGAAAEVDAEPVSGHWDEPETDGAEPEDAAADELTPDADSPSAEAAGDESGAEVGSGVWSDAFVEQEPEEAEAEAGAEAGAEAGAEAGAEAGAEAGAEAEAKAEAEAEAGDDVVAESSDPVAAESESESESESESESESESESEAEADSESDVLADEDADSDYVSLIEDSSELLSAFDAFAPAAHVEPEAEPELGAEAEVEAEAKAEGEAKEAEGEPEAEAEAEAEASESAEAEAGSEADPEPEPEPESSSPSDFEDDWVIPAKPSPTIPRSLSAFAVSLPSMPRPDVEEPKAPVQTSAPDDWFRPGVAEPVGVDAHHTQVLNPDRDNTLESEATRTLDEVPAEVDGDVGKGAAAASAAAAVADDDDDDDDFDVPRRSAPGGPGGAGGPRRKTLVGAVTTAVLLVAGATAVVLGGSGKAPQGTGGAPGDTPSASVPAATAAPTTPTGTSNGSDTTSVSSAPSAHHSTTTPTRSKSHTSSPSSSSHSSSDETPTHSSSSETSTGPTSSSQNSSSSASTPSSTCSTGILGLPDCTGGGTSGGAGGPTSTATSTH, from the coding sequence GTGAGGAACGGGCTGGTCGAGGGCGTGTCGCTGCGCGCGGTGCTGCGGGAGTCAGAAGCGATGGCGCCGGAGGCCGCGGCCTCGGTGCTGGCCGGGATGCTGGTGACCCTGGCCGCGGTGCACGGCGACGTGCGCCCCGAGCACGTCCGCGTGGACGGCTCCGGGGGCATCGCCCTGACCGGATTCAACGAATCAGGCGCCCCCTTCATCCCCAATTCCCCCAGTTATCTGGCACCCGAGCGCCTCCAAGGCGCCACAGCCGACGAAGTCAGCGACGTCTTCAGCGCCACCGCCGTCTTCTTCGAATGCCTGACCAACGAGGCCCCCTTCGTCGCCGCCACCCGCGACGACCTCGCCGCCCTCCACGAATACGCGGAGATCATCGCCGAATTCGCCCCCCAAGAACTCCGCCCCCTGGTCCAACACGGCATGGCCGCCGACCCCACCCACCGCCCGGCCACCCCCCACACCTTCCTCGACGAGGTCACCGCCACCGCCGGCACCCTCTACGGCACCGACTGGCAGCAGCGCGGGCGCGCGCTGCTGAGCGGCTGGGCCGCGGCGGCAGCGCGCACCGAGGGCGTCGAGCTGGCGGGAGCGGCGGGGCGGGCCGAGGCGCCGCCGGTCGGGGAGCCGATCGACGAGGCGTTGCTCGGAATGGGGGACGGCGCGCCGGTGGCGGAGGCTGGGGCTTTGGCTGCGGCTGCGGCTGACGGCGAGGCGGAGATGCCGCCGCCGATGGGCGAGCCGATCGATGAGGCGCTGCTGGGCGGGGGCGAGGAGGCTGCGGGCGAGGGCTTCGGCGGCGAGGGTGCGGAGGTTGAGGCGGCGCGGGCTGAGGCTGAGGCAGCGGAGGTAGCGCGGGCTGAGGCGGCGGCTGAAGCTGCCCGGGTCGAGGCGGCGGCAGCTGAAGCGGCGCGGGCTGAGGCTGAGGCAGCTGAGACGGCAAGGATTGCGGCCGAGGCAGCCGAGGTGGCGCGAGCTGAGGCGGCGGCTGAAGCTGCGCGGGTCGAGGCGGCGGCAGCTGAAGCGGCCGAGGTCGCGCGGGCCGAGGCAGCTGCTGAAGCTGCGAGAGTCGAGGCGGCGGGAGCCGAGGTAGAGCGGGCTGAAGTGGCAGCGGCCGAGGCGGCAGCGGCTGAAGCTGCGAGGGTCGAGGCCGAGGCGGCAGAGGTGGCGCGCGCCGAGGCCGAGGCGGCTGAAGCTGTGAGGGCTGAGGACGCGGCTGATGAGGTCGCGGAGGTCCACGAGGGCGCCGGAGTTGGTGCGGGCGCGGGATCTGGCGAGGTCAGCGGAGCCGGATCGGGCGTCGGGGCTGATGAGGCTGCGGGAGTTGACGAGGTCGCTGGAGCTGAATCGCTTGCGGAGGGTGAGTCCGAGGGCGATGAGGACCATGACTGGTTCTCGAGGGCCGGCAAGGCGGAGCCTGAGGGCGGCGCTGAGGCGGATGTGCTGGCGGCGTTCGATGGTGCGCGGGCTGTGCGGGCGACGGATGCGGGGGGTGCCCCTTACACGCCGAGTGGGTTCGACGTGTTTGCCGACCGGTCGGGGGGAGCGGCTGCGGAGGTCGATGCCGAGCCGGTGAGTGGGCACTGGGATGAGCCGGAGACTGATGGTGCCGAGCCGGAAGATGCTGCTGCGGACGAGCTGACGCCGGATGCCGATTCGCCGAGTGCGGAGGCGGCTGGGGACGAGAGCGGTGCTGAGGTCGGTTCGGGTGTCTGGTCCGACGCTTTCGTGGAGCAGGAGCCTGAGGAAGCTGAAGCTGAAGCTGGGGCTGAAGCTGGGGCTGAAGCTGGGGCTGAAGCTGGGGCTGAAGCTGGGGCTGAAGCTGGGGCTGAAGCTGAAGCAAAGGCTGAGGCTGAGGCTGAGGCGGGCGATGATGTGGTCGCTGAGTCGAGCGATCCGGTGGCGGCGGAGTCCGAATCCGAGTCGGAGTCCGAATCCGAGTCCGAGTCCGAATCCGAGTCGGAGTCCGAGGCCGAGGCCGACTCCGAGTCCGATGTGCTCGCCGATGAGGATGCCGACTCCGACTATGTGTCGCTGATCGAGGACAGCAGCGAGCTTCTTTCTGCGTTTGATGCGTTTGCTCCGGCGGCGCATGTTGAGCCGGAAGCTGAGCCCGAGCTGGGGGCGGAAGCTGAGGTCGAGGCGGAAGCTAAGGCTGAGGGCGAGGCGAAAGAAGCTGAGGGCGAGCCGGAAGCTGAGGCTGAGGCCGAAGCCGAAGCGTCTGAGTCGGCCGAGGCTGAAGCAGGTTCAGAAGCGGATCCGGAGCCGGAACCGGAGCCCGAATCCTCCAGCCCCTCTGACTTCGAAGACGACTGGGTCATCCCCGCCAAGCCGAGTCCGACGATTCCGCGCTCGCTGTCCGCCTTCGCTGTGAGTCTGCCGAGTATGCCGCGGCCGGATGTTGAGGAGCCGAAGGCGCCGGTGCAGACCAGTGCGCCGGATGACTGGTTCCGGCCGGGGGTTGCCGAGCCGGTGGGTGTTGATGCGCACCATACGCAGGTGCTCAATCCTGATCGGGACAACACGCTCGAGTCGGAGGCGACGCGGACGCTCGATGAGGTGCCCGCGGAGGTTGACGGGGATGTCGGGAAGGGTGCGGCTGCCGCGAGTGCTGCTGCTGCCGTCGCGGACGACGATGATGACGATGACGACTTCGACGTCCCCCGTCGCAGTGCGCCGGGGGGTCCCGGCGGTGCCGGCGGGCCTCGGCGGAAGACGCTGGTCGGGGCGGTGACGACTGCCGTGCTGCTCGTGGCGGGTGCCACCGCGGTGGTGCTCGGCGGGTCGGGGAAGGCTCCGCAGGGGACGGGTGGGGCGCCGGGCGATACGCCCTCCGCCAGTGTGCCGGCGGCCACTGCCGCGCCGACGACGCCGACGGGGACCAGCAACGGCTCCGACACGACGTCGGTCAGCAGCGCGCCGAGTGCTCACCACTCGACCACCACTCCGACGCGCAGCAAGAGCCACACGTCCTCCCCCAGCAGCTCATCGCACTCTTCCAGCGATGAGACGCCGACGCACAGTTCCTCCAGCGAGACGTCGACAGGGCCGACCAGCTCGTCCCAGAACTCGAGCAGCAGCGCCTCCACGCCCTCGAGCACCTGCTCCACGGGGATTCTGGGGCTGCCCGACTGCACCGGCGGCGGGACCAGCGGCGGCGCCGGCGGGCCGACCAGCACCGCCACCTCGACCCACTAG
- a CDS encoding pyridoxamine 5'-phosphate oxidase family protein gives MALSVGFEGTEQPSSVIASSIEAIAAGTMVLSLATADAAGTPHANMAFFAVGSEFDLFFVSEPSTQHGQNSSERAEAAAAIWLPPPEFGEGLRGMQLSGECGAVVGAEGEAAFEAYRERFPSFGGDPAVRAAYLEGTGAASLYRLRVARLRLVDEPHLGRRNYLELSVLR, from the coding sequence GTGGCGCTCTCCGTGGGTTTCGAAGGCACTGAGCAACCCTCTTCCGTCATCGCCTCCAGCATCGAGGCGATCGCCGCCGGGACCATGGTCCTGTCGCTGGCCACCGCCGATGCCGCGGGTACTCCGCACGCGAACATGGCGTTCTTCGCGGTGGGGAGTGAATTCGACCTCTTCTTCGTCAGCGAGCCGAGTACGCAACACGGGCAGAACTCCTCTGAGCGGGCCGAGGCCGCGGCGGCGATCTGGCTGCCGCCGCCGGAGTTCGGCGAGGGCTTGCGCGGGATGCAGCTGAGCGGGGAGTGCGGGGCGGTCGTCGGGGCGGAGGGGGAGGCGGCGTTCGAGGCGTATCGGGAGCGGTTCCCGTCGTTCGGGGGCGACCCGGCGGTGCGTGCCGCTTATCTGGAGGGGACGGGAGCGGCGAGTCTGTACCGGCTGCGGGTGGCGCGGCTGCGGCTGGTCGACGAGCCGCACCTCGGACGGCGGAACTATCTGGAGCTCAGCGTCCTGAGGTAA
- a CDS encoding 4'-phosphopantetheinyl transferase family protein encodes MLASLLPPEVAVEEVFGDPEDAVLLPGEEAVVARAVEKRRLEYTTTRHLARVALGRLGLPPVAILTGGNREPLWPAGIVGSMTHCRGYRAAAVARGGGGGGVGRVGDVGRVVGGGFVGPVTGIGIDAEPHGPLPQGVFDTIARPDEMPGLAALAAERPQVRWDRLVFSAKESVYKAWFPVARRWLGFGEASVEFVPAAEGMSGTFSARILQSGAPITRMTGRWTIESGLVLTAVTV; translated from the coding sequence GTGCTGGCGAGTCTGCTCCCGCCGGAGGTGGCGGTCGAAGAGGTCTTCGGCGATCCCGAGGACGCGGTGCTGCTTCCGGGTGAGGAGGCGGTGGTCGCGCGGGCCGTGGAGAAGCGGCGGCTGGAGTACACGACGACGCGGCATTTGGCGCGGGTCGCGTTGGGGCGGCTGGGGTTGCCGCCGGTGGCGATCCTGACTGGCGGCAATCGGGAGCCGTTGTGGCCGGCGGGGATCGTGGGGAGCATGACGCACTGCCGGGGGTATCGGGCGGCGGCGGTCGCGCGGGGTGGGGGCGGCGGGGGTGTTGGGCGTGTCGGGGACGTCGGGCGTGTCGTCGGCGGCGGATTCGTTGGTCCCGTCACGGGAATCGGCATCGATGCCGAGCCGCACGGTCCGCTGCCGCAGGGCGTCTTCGACACCATCGCGCGTCCGGATGAGATGCCGGGGCTGGCCGCGTTGGCGGCGGAGCGTCCGCAGGTGCGGTGGGACCGTTTGGTGTTCAGCGCGAAGGAATCGGTCTACAAGGCGTGGTTCCCTGTGGCGCGGCGGTGGCTGGGGTTCGGGGAGGCTTCGGTGGAGTTCGTGCCGGCGGCCGAGGGAATGTCCGGCACGTTCTCGGCGCGGATTCTGCAGAGCGGGGCGCCGATCACGCGGATGACCGGACGTTGGACGATCGAATCAGGGCTCGTGCTCACTGCCGTCACGGTGTGA
- a CDS encoding aldo/keto reductase family protein: MEFRHLGRSGLIISEIAYGNWITHGSQVEEDAALACVRAALDAGITTFDTADVYAGTRAEAVMGRALTGERREGLEIFTKVFWPTGPGRNDRGLSRKHIMESINGSLKRLQTDYVDLYQAHRYDYSTPLEETMAAFADVVHSGKALYIGVSEWKASEIRAAKALADELKVQLISNQPQYSMLWRVIEAEVVPTSEELGLGQIVWSPIAQGILTGKYLPGAELPAGSRATDENSGANVMRDLVANRDLLEAVQQLKPIAEAVDLSMAQLAVAWVLQNPNVSAAIIGASRPEQVAENVKAAGVKLPEDVMKQIDEVLGAHVVRDPARTVSPATRP; encoded by the coding sequence ATGGAATTCCGTCATCTCGGCCGCTCCGGCCTGATCATCAGCGAGATCGCCTACGGCAACTGGATCACCCACGGCTCGCAGGTGGAGGAGGACGCCGCGCTGGCCTGCGTGCGGGCCGCCCTGGACGCGGGGATCACCACCTTCGACACGGCGGACGTCTACGCCGGGACCCGCGCCGAGGCCGTGATGGGCCGCGCGCTGACCGGCGAGCGCCGCGAGGGCCTGGAGATCTTCACCAAGGTGTTCTGGCCCACCGGTCCGGGCCGCAACGACCGCGGCCTGTCGCGCAAGCACATCATGGAGTCGATCAACGGCTCGCTGAAGCGGCTGCAGACCGACTACGTCGACCTGTACCAGGCGCACCGGTACGACTACTCGACGCCGCTTGAGGAGACGATGGCGGCCTTCGCCGACGTCGTGCACAGCGGCAAGGCGCTGTACATCGGCGTGTCGGAGTGGAAGGCCTCGGAGATCCGCGCCGCCAAGGCCCTGGCCGACGAGCTGAAGGTCCAGCTGATCTCCAACCAGCCGCAGTACTCGATGCTGTGGCGGGTCATCGAGGCCGAGGTCGTCCCGACCTCCGAGGAGCTGGGCCTGGGCCAGATCGTCTGGTCCCCGATCGCCCAGGGCATCCTGACCGGCAAGTACCTGCCCGGCGCCGAGCTGCCGGCCGGCTCCCGCGCGACCGATGAGAACTCCGGCGCGAACGTGATGCGCGACCTGGTCGCCAACCGGGACCTGCTGGAGGCGGTGCAGCAGCTCAAGCCGATCGCCGAGGCGGTCGACCTGAGCATGGCGCAGCTGGCCGTGGCGTGGGTGCTGCAGAACCCGAACGTCTCGGCGGCGATTATCGGCGCCTCGCGTCCGGAGCAGGTCGCCGAGAACGTCAAGGCGGCCGGCGTGAAGCTGCCCGAGGACGTGATGAAGCAGATCGACGAGGTGCTCGGCGCGCACGTCGTGCGGGACCCGGCGCGGACGGTGTCGCCGGCGACGCGGCCGTAG